From the Actinopolymorpha singaporensis genome, the window CGCCCGGGGCGAAGGCCCCTGGCGCCGGTGCCTGGATCGGCGGCTGGGGGATGTTCATCCCGGCGACCGCCCGGCACAAGGACGAGGCCTGGGAGTTCATGCGCTGGGCCGGCGCCACCGACGAGGGCACCAAGGCCCAGTGGGAGACGATCGGGTTCCCGCCCGGCTACCGCAAGGCCGCGGTCCTGGCCGAGATCCGCGACGACCCGGTGATGGCGCCGTTCTACGACGTCCTCACCACCGCCACCAACATCCGGCCGCCGGTGCCGGTGGCCGACTTCTACTTCACCCAGCTCGACGAGCAGATCAGCAACGCCGTGCTCGGCTTGAGCACACCACTGCAGGCCCTGCGCACGGTCAAGGAGAACGTCATGGGCGAGTGGGACAGGTTCCGTAAGGAGGTCGAGGCATGACCACGACCACCGCACCGTCGACGCCGGCCGGTGGCCGGTCTGCCACCAGACGGTCCACACGCACGCCCCAGCAACGCCGCAACTTCTTCTGGGGCCTGGTGTTCACCTCCCCGGCGATCATCGGGCTGCTGTGGTTCACCGCCTATCCGGTGCTGGTGTCGCTGTACTACAGCTTCACCTCGGCCACGATGATGAAGCCCGCGGAGTGGCTCGGGCTCGGCAACTACGAGTCGCTGCTGTCGGACTCCTCCTGGTGGAGCTCGCTCGGCAACACCCTCTACTACATCGTGGTGAGCGTGCCGCTCGGCATCGCGGTGGCGTTGTTCCTCGCCATCCTGCTCAACCTGAACGTCCGCGGGCAGTCGATCTACCGGGTGATCTTCTACCTGCCGGCGATCGTCCCGCTGGTGGCTTCCGCGGTGGTGTGGTTGTACGTCTTCAACCCGCAGTACGGCGTCCTCAACACCGTCCTCGGGTGGTTCGGCATCAC encodes:
- a CDS encoding carbohydrate ABC transporter permease; amino-acid sequence: MTTTTAPSTPAGGRSATRRSTRTPQQRRNFFWGLVFTSPAIIGLLWFTAYPVLVSLYYSFTSATMMKPAEWLGLGNYESLLSDSSWWSSLGNTLYYIVVSVPLGIAVALFLAILLNLNVRGQSIYRVIFYLPAIVPLVASAVVWLYVFNPQYGVLNTVLGWFGITGPGWLASPEWAMPALIIFSTWGAGNLMIILLAGLQDVPQDLHDQAKVDGAGVFRRFRHVSLPFLSPHLLFALVTGLIAGFQFFTPVFVLTNGTGGPAGKTLVSGLYLYQNAFQFFKVGYASAIAWVLFIIVGLGTALVFRLVGRRVYYGGA